The following DNA comes from Proteobacteria bacterium CG1_02_64_396.
ACGGCCCAGAATCAGATGACCGGGGGGGTACGACTTGCCAGGGGGGACGAGGCTGCCCGCCCCGACGATGGAGTCGTCGCCGATGGTGGCGTCGTCCATCACCACCGCCCCCATGCCGATCAGGATGCGATTGCCCAACGTGCAACCGTGCAGGGTGACGCTGTGGCCGATGGTGACGTCATCGCCGATGACCAGCGGGAAGGTGTCGTTGGTAACGTGCAGAACCGAGTTGTCTTGCACGTTGGTGCGTGCGCCGATGCCGATGAAGTGCACGTCGCCGCGGATCACCACGTTGAACCAGACCGAGCAATCCTCCCCCAGGGTGGTCCGCCCAATAACGGTGGCGTTGGGGGCCAAATAACAACGAGCCCCCAGTTGGGGGCTCCATTGTTTGTAGCGCAGGATCAATTCCAGCCCTCGCTCTTGGGTTCGTCGGCGGGGGGCGGGGTGACGACCGGTTTGCCCTTGCGCCGGTTTTGATCCTCCACCGCCAAAGCCGGTTTGTTCAGCGCCGCTTCCGAGAGCTCGTTCATGCTGCCTTGAATGCGACCGCCCGCAGCGATCTCCAGAGAACGGTAGGCGACCTCGCCAGCAATGCGGCCATGCTCCTGGACGATCAACTGTTTGGTCGCCCGCACGTTGCCGGTGACCGAGCCGTTGATGATGGCGATGGGGACCTCAATGTCGCCGACGACCTCGGCCTGCTCCGAAACAACCAGGCGGCTTTCACCATCGCCTTCGGCACGAATCGTCCCTTCTAGGCGACCGTCGATGCGCAGCTGTCCGGCGAAGAACAAATCCCCAACCAAACGGGCCGAAGCGCCAATCAGGGTGCCGATGCCGTTGGACGAGGAACTGGCAGGGGTGACGGCACGGGGGGATGGGTTTTCTTGTTTGTCGCGCTTGTTTCCGAACATCAGCGTGGCTCCTCTTGCAGCGTGTCGAGGGGAAGTACGGGACGGGCCAAAATATGGCCCCGGCGGTCGAAAAGGGTGATCTGTACGTCGGTTACGACCGCTCCATCCGGGATGGCCAGAGAACCTTCGAACGACTGGAAGTAGCGAAAACCGTAGGGGGCGGCCTGATCGGCGGGCTCCATCAGGTTCTCCTCTTCCCCCTCCTCGCCAACGCGGTAGGTGATTTGGAGCTGCCAAGAGCCGGAGATCATCTTTTGCCGCTTCAAACTTTGGATCAGGCGGAACTGGTAGCGCCACCCCTCCTCGCGCACAAGCTGAAAGCCGTAGACCTCAAGGCTGTCGTGTTGGGCGGCGCTTTCGAGAATGTTGCGGTAGAAGGTGAGCTCTTGGCGCAGATCGACCATCTCTTTGCTTTGCCGGTCGATGGTGGTGTGCAGGTCGGCGGTGAGGGCGTCGCGGGTCTCAAGTTGGCGCTGAAGATCATTAACCCTGCCGACGAGCTCGGCGTTGGTTTGCTCCAGCTGATGGTTCCGGTTTTCCATCGCATCGATGCGGGCCTGAGTTTGGCTGGTGATCGCCGGACTTTCGTTCTGCCAGAAGAACAAACCGATCATGAGGGCGGTATAGAGCGCCACGGCGCTCGCCATCGTGAAATACAACACGCTGCGGCGAATACGGATGGAACGGGGGGCGGTACCCTTCTCGTGGTCGAGAATGACCAGTTCGAAGCGACGCGGCAGCATCGATCAGGGAACCAGTGCGACGAGAGGGAGCCCCGCGATGAGCGGCCAGCCCATCATCAGGTTGAGGCAGGCGACCGCCTGACCCGAGGCGCCCCGGTTGAGGTTGTCGATGGCACAGGTGACGACCCAAGGGGCCCCCTCTTCACGGGCCGGGGTCAGGGCCATGGCGGCAATCGCGGTGCCCCGCACATCTTTGGTGTCGGGTTGGGCGCCGGGGGGGAGCAGCCGGATCAGGGGTGCATCGCCGTAGGCCTCGACCCAAGCCTGCCGAAGCGTCGCCTCATCCACGCCGGGTTTGGGCTGAATGTACAGGGTGGCGAGGATCCCCCGGTCGATGGGCAGCAGGTGGGGGGTGAAGGTGACCCGCACCGGGGTTTCGGCGGCCAGCGACAGGGTTTGGGTGATCTCAGGGGTGTGCCGGTGTTGCTCGACCCCGTAGGCCCGAAAGCCCTCGGCCACCTCGGCGTAGAGCTGGCTGACCTTGGCGCTGCGTCCGGCACCGCTGGTCCCCGAGGCGCAGGAGGCGATCACCTGAGGGGCGATCAACCCCGCCTTAAGCAACGGCACGAGGGGAAGCGAAACCGAGGTGGGGTAACAACCGGGGCAGGCGACCAGCCGCGCCTCGGGCAGCCCCTGCGCCCACTCCACCAAGCCGTA
Coding sequences within:
- a CDS encoding gamma carbonic anhydrase family protein translates to MILRYKQWSPQLGARCYLAPNATVIGRTTLGEDCSVWFNVVIRGDVHFIGIGARTNVQDNSVLHVTNDTFPLVIGDDVTIGHSVTLHGCTLGNRILIGMGAVVMDDATIGDDSIVGAGSLVPPGKSYPPGHLILGRPAKAVRPLSEDEKAALLASSQRYVGYARTYQEDTEVLAP
- a CDS encoding N-acetyl-gamma-glutamyl-phosphate reductase codes for the protein MSDRLDIAIIGATGYTGIELIRILASHPKVRIAHLAAGSQAGQAIGAVFPALLGISPELLPDPFLHPVDPDQIKAKAQIAFLGLPHATAAPIAAALLARGVRVIDLSADFRLKNPATYAAWYNHEHPHPELIPEAVYGLVEWAQGLPEARLVACPGCYPTSVSLPLVPLLKAGLIAPQVIASCASGTSGAGRSAKVSQLYAEVAEGFRAYGVEQHRHTPEITQTLSLAAETPVRVTFTPHLLPIDRGILATLYIQPKPGVDEATLRQAWVEAYGDAPLIRLLPPGAQPDTKDVRGTAIAAMALTPAREEGAPWVVTCAIDNLNRGASGQAVACLNLMMGWPLIAGLPLVALVP